The Triticum aestivum cultivar Chinese Spring chromosome 7B, IWGSC CS RefSeq v2.1, whole genome shotgun sequence genome window below encodes:
- the LOC123158042 gene encoding uncharacterized protein yields MPYSLHVVGFLFLGGFLFAVGRNVRPVLEELVDPCLLAVRAASDVEVLCRPYFTAVWLSGSSRGPTPSVLPTPVVSRVDAVWNRRKRRILRDYYIGKKRVPAMEPPFAKENILLLKGVSRVRSYYGGPEYVCPACHASFWFLKGYKSYATGGGRLPVYTGCCKGGKVSLPSFPDWPSPLKDLIKFDGGPVSSRFMRLIRHYNSMFCFTSLGARVDQSINVGGGPYVFKMNGVVYHHIGPLLPSGNSAPKYAQLYMVDSADEVQLRISAFDHQGAETLDPDPGIVASLIAMLNRHHKLVYKFRMARENPCSPSAPRVAIHFMGDEGGGHGDRFSGPASCEVAALIVGDYTSECKRFDVIAETRSGFLQHVSSLNPSLIPLQYPMLFPFGDKGFHLGIKYIATGGFHGDGHCNIGGRLRGRSSRGQVSMMEYYNYYFHYRRGEPNPYTCCGRLSQQIGVNSYSCVEANRLDFHFQQQDDLRSETYQGITDAVGQGASTGENLGIQFILHSSFTGGPRYMVLNYHDSMAICREYGAPDLFVTFTCNPKWQEVGDALAYEGGQTHVDRPDIVTRVFNIKFEEFLEDVKDGSAFGAIQAYLYVVEFQKRGLPHTHTLIWLKESMKDPSPAFIDNLVCAELPDPMVDPLGYILVDEFMVHGPCGMLDDKCPCMKDGTCSKRFPKSFNSETMVDEMGFPVYRRRPSANFVLRKKGTLRLDNQWVVPYNMKLLKKFQAHINVEWCNKTNLLKYLFKYLTKGPDVARFRIRSENENRSVYAVRNPTGRNEIDEYVKCRYLSACESF; encoded by the exons ATGC CGTATTCGCTCCACGTCGTTGGGTTCCTCTTCCTCGGTGGGTTCCTCTTTGCCG TTGGAAGGAACGTTCGGCCTGTACTTGAAGAGCTGGTTGATCCTTGTCTTCTTGCTGTTAGAGCTGCATCTGACGTGGAAGTTTTGTGTCGTCCGTATTTTACTGCTGTTTGGTTGTCTGGTTCCTCGCGTGGACCGACTCCTTCTG TTCTTCCTACACCTGTTGTTAGTCGTGTTGATGCTGTTTGGAATCGTCGGAAGCGAAGGATTCTTCGAGATTATTACATCGGCAAAAAAAGAG TTCCTGCTATGGAACCGCCATTTGCTAAGGAAAATATATTACTTCTTAAAG GCGTTTCACGTGTTCGCTCTTATTATGGTGGTCCTGAGTATGTTTGCCCGGCGTGCCATGCTTCATTTTGGTTTCTGAAGGGCTATAAGAGTTATGCTACTGGTGGTGGTCGCCTTCCAGTGTATACTGGCTGCTGCAAGGGAGGCAAGGTGTCGTTGCCTTCATTTCCCGATTGGCCATCTCCTCTTAAGGATTTGATTAAGTTTGATGGAGGTCCTGTCTCTAGCCGTTTCATGCGTTTGATTAGGCATTACAATTCTATGTTTTGCTTCACATCTCTTGGCGCTCGAGTTGATCAGAGTATTAATGTTGGCGGGGGTCCCTATGTCTTCAAGATGAATGGGGTGGTTTATCATCATATTGGTCCTCTTCTTCCTTCGGGGAATAGTGcgccaaagtatgctcagctttaTATGGTGGACTCTGCTGATGAAGTGCAGTTGAGAATTAGTGCCTTTGATCATCAAGGAGCTGAAACGCTTGATCCTGATCCAGGCATTGTGGCTTCTCTTATTGCTATGTTAAATAGGCATCATAAATTGGTGTATAAGTTTAGAATGGCTAGGGAAAATCCGTGTTCTCCTTCTGCTCCTAGGGTGGCTATACATTTTATGGGTGATGAAGGCGGTGGTCATGGTGACCGTTTTTCTGGTCCTGCTTCATGTGAGGTGGCTGCTCTTATTGTCGGCGATTACACGTCTGAATGTAAAAGATTTGATGTTATTGCTGAAACTCGCTCTGGTTTTCTTCAGCATGTCTCTTCATTGAATCCGAGTCTTATTCCCCTACAGTATCCTATGTTATTTCCCTTTGGTGACAAAGGATTCCATCTTGGTATCAAGTATATTGCTACTGGTGGGTTTCATGGAGATGGGCATTGTAATATTGGTGGACGTTTACGTGGTCGTTCTTCTCGAGGGCAAGTATCTATGATGGAATATTATAATTATTACTTCCATTATAGACGGGGGGAGCCAAATCCTTATACCTGTTGCGGTCGTTTGAGCCAGCAGATAGGTGTGAATTCTTATTCTTGTGTGGAAGCTAATCGTTTGGACTTTCACTTTCAGCAACAAGATGATTTACGTTCTGAGACGTATCAAGGTATTACTGATGCTGTCGGACAGGGTGCATCAACTGGTGAGAATTTGGGGATTCAGTTTATATTACATTCGAGTTTTACGGGTGGCCCTCGGTACATGGTGCTTAATTACCATGATAGTATGGCTATTTGTCGCGAATATGGTGCTCCCGATCTTTTTGTCACTTTTACATGCAATCCAAAGTGGCAAGAAGTTGGTGATGCTCTCGCATATGAAGGTGGTCAGACTCACGTTGATCGTCCTGACATTGTTACGCGTGTTTTCAATATAAAATTTGAAGAATTTTTAGAAGATGTAAAGGATGGATCAGCATTTGGAGCTATTCAAGCTT ATTTGTATGTGGTGGAATTTCAAAAGAGAGGGCTTCCTCATACTCATACTCTTATCTGGCTTAAAGAGAGTATGAAGGATCCTTCGCCTGCTTTTATAGATAATCTGGTGTGTGCTGAGTTACCAGATCCAATGGTTGACCCTTTGGGATATATACTTGTGGATGAATTCATGGTTCACGGCCCATGTGGTATGTTGGATGACAAGTGCCCTTGTATGAAAGATGGCACTTGCTCAAAGCGATTTCCAAAGTCATTTAACAGTGAGACGATGGTGGATGAGATGGGGTTTCCTGTATATCGTCGACGCCCCTCTGCTAATTTTGTTCTTAGAAAGAAGGGGACTCTTCGTTTGGATAATCAATGGGTTGTCCCCTACAATATGAAATTGCTCAAAAAGTTTCAGGCTCATATAAATGTTGAGTGGTGCAATAAGACAAATCTTCTTAAGTATCTGTttaagtatctcacaaaaggcccTGATGTAGCACGGTTCCGAATCcgttctgaaaatgaaaatagaagcGTGTATGCTGTCCGTAATCCAACTGGGAGGAATGAAATCGATGAATATGTTAAATGCAG GTATTTATCTGCTTGCGAATCATTTTAG